From Anopheles coluzzii chromosome 3, AcolN3, whole genome shotgun sequence, the proteins below share one genomic window:
- the LOC120957930 gene encoding probable 4-coumarate--CoA ligase 3 isoform X1, with the protein MALCTYDEASRTWYGVQRVSIYNPKANVGEVLNHILLRTPDRIIQIDMDTGNRLSCTEFRMRMVRFAQHLTHVGLRKGDIVAMANGNSENVAPLACALMTLGAPFNPLAPGFNVEDMAHMLRLTQPKMVFCDDDNVEVVRQAVCSVLGGEIPIYVFESQRDDVKHAEDLLIPTGKEEQFMPTHLGDSHELLSMILCSSGTTGPPKGVCVTHAQTVSTIGCYPTAKPATVFNFSPLYWGTGVYMMLSTFSGSSTRLITRRPFSEETFFEAVEKHRANFVFMPPSYASQVLRHERTSQVDFSSLIMLAIGGSYVSEGLRDRFDLLLPNGRTYNTVGTSEVGWVATDFAKRKPGSVGTPVVNVSVKIVDDDGNDLGVGERGQVLLKGAEPFIGYYKNEAATRATIDERGFMRSGDIGYVDEEGYLYLIDREKDIFKYRGFHVSPSELEGVVGQIEGVLEVCVVAVPADEERTTELPTAVIVRAAGSSLTAEQVMEIVDGKVSDFKRLRGGVYFVERLPKTQTGKNVRRKVLEMVLELAKEKTGA; encoded by the exons ATGGCACTCTGTACGTACGATGAAGCGAGCCGAACCTGGTACGGTGTGCAGCGTGTTTCGATCTACAACCCAAAAGCGAACGTTGGTGAGGTCCTGAACCATATACTGCTCCGAACGCCCGATCGGATCATTCAGATCGATATGGATACGGGCAACCGACTGAGCTGTACCGAGTTCCGAATGCGCATGGTCCGCTTCGCCCAGCATCTAACGCACGTTGGGCTGCGCAAGGGTGACATTGTGGCGATGGCAAACGGTAACAGCGAGAATGTGGCACCGTTGGCATGTGCGCTCATGACACTGGGAGCACCGTTTAATCCGCTTGCGCCCGGGTTCAATGTGGAGGACATGGCGCACATGCTGCGTCTAACGCAACCGAAGATGGTATTCTGTGACGATGATAATGTGGAGGTGGTACGTCAAGCTGTCTGTAGTGTGTTGGGAGGTGAGATTCCGATCTACGTTTTTGAGAGCCAGCGGGATGATGTGAAGCATGCGGAAGATCTACTGATTCCGACGGGCAAAGAGGAACAGTTTAT GCCCACCCACCTCGGAGACTCACACGAGCTGCTGTCCATGATACTCTGCTCGTCCGGTACTACCGGTCCCCCGAAAGGTGTTTGCGTGACGCACGCACAGACGGTCTCTACGATCGGTTGCTACCCGACGGCCAAACCGGCGACAGTGTTCAACTTTAGCCCACTGTACTGGGGCACCGGGGTGTACATGATGCTCAGCACGTTCTCTGGCAGTTCCACGCGCCTCATCACACGCCGCCCGTTTTCGGAGGAAACGTTCTTTGAGGCGGTGGAGAAGCATCGGGCCAATTTCGTGTTTATGCCACCGTCGTACGCCAGCCAGGTTCTGCGCCACGAGCGCACTTCCCAGGTGGACTTCTCTAGTTTGATCATGCTGGCAATCGGAGGCAGCTACGTATCGGAAGGATTGCGCGATCGGTTCGATCTTCTGTTGCCAAATGGGCGTACGTACAATACGGTCGGCACGTCGGAGGTAGGATGGGTGGCGACTGATTTTGCCAAGCGGAAGCCGGGCTCGGTCGGTACACCGGTGGTAAACGTTTCCGTCAAGATTGTGGACGATGACGGCAACGATCTGGGCGTTGGTGAACGGGGTCAGGTTCTGCTGAAAGGCGCGGAACCGTTCATTGGTTATTACAAAAATGAGGCGGCCACTCGGGCAACGATCGATGAGCGAGGGTTCATGCGCTCGGGCGATATTGGATATGTCGATGAGGAGGGCTACCTGTACCTGATCGATCGGGAGAAGGACATCTTCAAGTACCGTGGGTTCCACGTGTCGCCGAGCGAGCTGGAGGGAGTCGTCGGTCAGATTGAGGGTGTTTTAGAGGTGTGTGTTGTCGCGGTGCCGGCAGATGAGGAGCGTACCACCGAGCTGCCGACAGCGGTTATCGTACGCGCGGCCGGAAGTTCACTTACGGCGGAGCAGGTGATGGAAATAGTGGACGGGAAGGTGTCCGACTTTAAGCGCCTGCGGGGTGGAGTGTATTTTGTGGAGCGCTTACCGAAAACGCAGACCGGTAAAAATGTGCGACGGAAGGTGCTGGAGATGGTGTTGGAGCTGGCGAAGGAGAAGACGGGCGCTTGA
- the LOC120957930 gene encoding probable 4-coumarate--CoA ligase 3 isoform X2 — MALCTYDEASRTWYGVQRVSIYNPKANVGEVLNHILLRTPDRIIQIDMDTGNRLSCTEFRMRMVRFAQHLTHVGLRKGDIVAMANGNSENVAPLACALMTLGAPFNPLAPGFNVEDMAHMLRLTQPKMVFCDDDNVEVVRQAVCSVLGGEIPIYVFESQRDDVKHAEDLLIPTGKEEQFMPTHLGDSHELLSMILCSSGTTGPPKGVCVTHAQTVSTIGCYPTAKPATVFNFSPLYWGTGVYMMLSTFSGSSTRLITRRPFSEETFFEAVEKHRANFVFMPPSYASQVLRHERTSQVDFSSLIMLAIGGSYVSEGLRDRFDLLLPNGRTYNTVGTSEVGWVATDFAKRKPGSVGTPVVNVSVKIVDDDGNDLGVGERGQVLLKGAEPFIGYYKNEAATRATIDERGFMRSGDIGYVDEEGYLYLIDREKDIFKYRGFHVSPSELEGVVGQIEGVLEVCVVAVPADEERTTELPTAVIVRAAGSSLTAEQVMEIVDGKVSDFKRLRGGVYFVERLPKTQTGKNVRRKVLEMVLELAKEKTGA; from the exons ATGGCACTCTGTACGTACGATGAAGCGAGCCGAACCTGGTACGGCGTGCAGCGTGTTTCGATCTACAACCCAAAAGCGAACGTTGGTGAG GTCCTGAACCATATACTGCTCCGAACGCCCGATCGGATCATTCAGATCGATATGGATACGGGCAACCGACTGAGCTGTACCGAGTTCCGAATGCGCATGGTCCGCTTCGCCCAGCATCTAACGCACGTTGGGCTGCGCAAGGGTGACATTGTGGCGATGGCAAACGGTAACAGCGAGAATGTGGCACCGTTGGCATGTGCGCTCATGACACTGGGAGCACCGTTTAATCCGCTTGCGCCCGGGTTCAATGTGGAGGACATGGCGCACATGCTGCGTCTAACGCAACCGAAGATGGTATTCTGTGACGATGATAATGTGGAGGTGGTACGTCAAGCTGTCTGTAGTGTGTTGGGAGGTGAGATTCCGATCTACGTTTTTGAGAGCCAGCGGGATGATGTGAAGCATGCGGAAGATCTACTGATTCCGACGGGCAAAGAGGAACAGTTTAT GCCCACCCACCTCGGAGACTCACACGAGCTGCTGTCCATGATACTCTGCTCGTCCGGTACTACCGGTCCCCCGAAAGGTGTTTGCGTGACGCACGCACAGACGGTCTCTACGATCGGTTGCTACCCGACGGCCAAACCGGCGACAGTGTTCAACTTTAGCCCACTGTACTGGGGCACCGGGGTGTACATGATGCTCAGCACGTTCTCTGGCAGTTCCACGCGCCTCATCACACGCCGCCCGTTTTCGGAGGAAACGTTCTTTGAGGCGGTGGAGAAGCATCGGGCCAATTTCGTGTTTATGCCACCGTCGTACGCCAGCCAGGTTCTGCGCCACGAGCGCACTTCCCAGGTGGACTTCTCTAGTTTGATCATGCTGGCAATCGGAGGCAGCTACGTATCGGAAGGATTGCGCGATCGGTTCGATCTTCTGTTGCCAAATGGGCGTACGTACAATACGGTCGGCACGTCGGAGGTAGGATGGGTGGCGACTGATTTTGCCAAGCGGAAGCCGGGCTCGGTCGGTACACCGGTGGTAAACGTTTCCGTCAAGATTGTGGACGATGACGGCAACGATCTGGGCGTTGGTGAACGGGGTCAGGTTCTGCTGAAAGGCGCGGAACCGTTCATTGGTTATTACAAAAATGAGGCGGCCACTCGGGCAACGATCGATGAGCGAGGGTTCATGCGCTCGGGCGATATTGGATATGTCGATGAGGAGGGCTACCTGTACCTGATCGATCGGGAGAAGGACATCTTCAAGTACCGTGGGTTCCACGTGTCGCCGAGCGAGCTGGAGGGAGTCGTCGGTCAGATTGAGGGTGTTTTAGAGGTGTGTGTTGTCGCGGTGCCGGCAGATGAGGAGCGTACCACCGAGCTGCCGACAGCGGTTATCGTACGCGCGGCCGGAAGTTCACTTACGGCGGAGCAGGTGATGGAAATAGTGGACGGGAAGGTGTCCGACTTTAAGCGCCTGCGGGGTGGAGTGTATTTTGTGGAGCGCTTACCGAAAACGCAGACCGGTAAAAATGTGCGACGGAAGGTGCTGGAGATGGTGTTGGAGCTGGCGAAGGAGAAGACGGGCGCTTGA
- the LOC120957930 gene encoding probable 4-coumarate--CoA ligase 3 isoform X3, which produces MALCTYDEASRTWYGVQRVSIYNPKANVGEVLNHILLRTPDRIIQIDMDTGSRLSCAEFRMRMVRFAQHLTDVGLRKGDIVAMANGNSENVAPLACALMTLGAPFNPLAPGFNVEDMAHMLRLTQPKMVFCDDDNVEVVRQAVCSVFEGEIPIYVFESQRDDVKHAEDLLIPTGKEEHFMPTHLGDSHELLSMILCSSGTTGPPKGVCVTHAQTVSTIGCYPTAKPATVFNFSPLYWGTGVYMMLSTFSGSSTRLITRRPFSEETFFEAVEKHRANFVFMPPSYASQVLRHERTSQVDFSSLIMLAIGGSYVSEGLRDRFDLLLPNGRTYNTVGTSEVGWVATDFAKRKPGSVGTPVVNVSVKIVDDDGNDLGVGERGQVLLKGAEPFIGYYKNEAATRATIDERGFMRSGDIGYVDEEGYLYLIDREKDIFKYRGFHVSPSELEGVVGQIEGVLEVCVVAVPADEERTTELPTAVIVRAAGSSLTAEQVMEIVDGKVSDFKRLRGGVYFVERLPKTQTGKNVRRKVLEMVLELAKEKTGA; this is translated from the exons ATGGCACTCTGTACGTACGATGAAGCGAGCCGAACCTGGTACGGCGTGCAGCGTGTTTCGATCTACAACCCAAAAGCGAACGTTGGTGAGGTCCTGAACCATATTCTGCTCCGAACGCCCGATCGGATCATTCAGATCGATATGGATACGGGCAGCCGGCTGAGCTGTGCCGAGTTCCGGATGCGCATGGTCCGCTTCGCCCAGCATCTAACGGACGTTGGACTGCGCAAGGGTGACATTGTGGCGATGGCAAACGGGAACAGCGAGAATGTGGCACCGTTGGCCTGTGCGCTTATGACGCTTGGAGCACCGTTTAATCCGCTTGCGCCCGGGTTCAATGTGGAGGACATGGCGCACATGCTGCGTCTAACGCAACCGAAGATGGTATTCTGCGATGATGACAATGTGGAGGTGGTACGTCAAGCTGTCTGTAGTGTGTTTGAGGGTGAAATCCCGATCTACGTTTTTGAGAGCCAGCGAGATGATGTAAAGCATGCGGAAGATCTACTGATTCCGACGGGCAAAGAGGAACACTTTAT GCCCACCCACCTCGGAGACTCACACGAGCTGCTGTCCATGATACTCTGCTCGTCCGGTACTACCGGTCCCCCGAAAGGTGTTTGCGTGACGCACGCACAGACGGTCTCTACGATCGGTTGCTACCCGACGGCCAAACCGGCGACAGTGTTCAACTTTAGCCCACTGTACTGGGGCACCGGGGTGTACATGATGCTCAGCACGTTCTCTGGCAGTTCCACGCGCCTCATCACACGCCGCCCGTTTTCGGAGGAAACGTTCTTTGAGGCGGTGGAGAAGCATCGGGCCAATTTCGTGTTTATGCCACCGTCGTACGCCAGCCAGGTTCTGCGCCACGAGCGCACTTCCCAGGTGGACTTCTCTAGTTTGATCATGCTGGCAATCGGAGGCAGCTACGTATCGGAAGGATTGCGCGATCGGTTCGATCTTCTGTTGCCAAATGGGCGTACGTACAATACGGTCGGCACGTCGGAGGTAGGATGGGTGGCGACTGATTTTGCCAAGCGGAAGCCGGGCTCGGTCGGTACACCGGTGGTAAACGTTTCCGTCAAGATTGTGGACGATGACGGCAACGATCTGGGCGTTGGTGAACGGGGTCAGGTTCTGCTGAAAGGCGCGGAACCGTTCATTGGTTATTACAAAAATGAGGCGGCCACTCGGGCAACGATCGATGAGCGAGGGTTCATGCGCTCGGGCGATATTGGATATGTCGATGAGGAGGGCTACCTGTACCTGATCGATCGGGAGAAGGACATCTTCAAGTACCGTGGGTTCCACGTGTCGCCGAGCGAGCTGGAGGGAGTCGTCGGTCAGATTGAGGGTGTTTTAGAGGTGTGTGTTGTCGCGGTGCCGGCAGATGAGGAGCGTACCACCGAGCTGCCGACAGCGGTTATCGTACGCGCGGCCGGAAGTTCACTTACGGCGGAGCAGGTGATGGAAATAGTGGACGGGAAGGTGTCCGACTTTAAGCGCCTGCGGGGTGGAGTGTATTTTGTGGAGCGCTTACCGAAAACGCAGACCGGTAAAAATGTGCGACGGAAGGTGCTGGAGATGGTGTTGGAGCTGGCGAAGGAGAAGACGGGCGCTTGA
- the LOC120957930 gene encoding probable 4-coumarate--CoA ligase 3 isoform X4 — MALCTYDEASRTWYGVQRVSIYNPKANVGEVLNHILLRTPDRIIQIDMDTGSRLSCAEFRMRMVRFAQHLTDVGLRKGDIVAMANGNSENVAPLACALMTLGAPFNPLAPGFNVEDMAHMLRLTQPKMVFCDDDNVEVVRQAVCSVFEGEIPIYVFESQRDDVKHAEDLLIPTGKEEHFMPAHLGDSHELLSMILCSSGTTGPPKGVCVTHAQTVSTIGCYPTAKPATVFNFSPLYWGTGVYMMLSTFSGSSTRLITRRPFSEETFFEAVEKHRANFVFMPPSYASQVLRHERTSQVDFSSLIMLAIGGSYVSEGLRDRFDLLLPNGRTYNTVGTSEVGWVATDFAKRKPGSVGTPVVNVSVKIVDDDGNDLGVGERGQVLLKGAEPFIGYYKNEAATRATIDERGFMRSGDIGYVDEEGYLYLIDREKDIFKYRGFHVSPSELEGVVGQIEGVLEVCVVAVPADEERTTELPTAVIVRAAGSSLTAEQVMEIVDGKVSDFKRLRGGVYFVERLPKTQTGKNVRRKVLEMVLELAKEKTGA, encoded by the exons ATGGCACTCTGTACGTACGATGAAGCGAGCCGAACCTGGTACGGCGTGCAGCGTGTTTCGATCTACAACCCAAAAGCGAACGTTGGTGAGGTCCTGAACCATATTCTGCTCCGAACGCCCGATCGGATCATTCAGATCGATATGGATACGGGCAGCCGGCTGAGCTGTGCCGAGTTCCGGATGCGCATGGTCCGCTTCGCCCAGCATCTAACGGACGTTGGACTGCGCAAGGGTGACATTGTGGCGATGGCAAACGGGAACAGCGAGAATGTGGCACCGTTGGCCTGTGCGCTTATGACGCTTGGAGCACCGTTTAATCCGCTTGCGCCCGGGTTCAATGTGGAGGACATGGCGCACATGCTGCGTCTAACGCAACCGAAGATGGTATTCTGCGATGATGACAATGTGGAGGTGGTACGTCAAGCTGTCTGTAGTGTGTTTGAGGGTGAAATCCCGATCTACGTTTTTGAGAGCCAGCGAGATGATGTAAAGCATGCGGAAGATCTACTGATTCCGACGGGCAAAGAGGAACACTTTAT GCCCGCTCACTTGGGAGATTCGCACGAGCTTCTGTCCATGATACTCTGCTCGTCCGGTACTACCGGCCCACCGAAAG GTGTTTGCGTGACGCACGCACAGACGGTCTCTACGATCGGTTGCTACCCGACGGCCAAACCGGCGACAGTGTTCAACTTTAGCCCACTGTACTGGGGCACCGGGGTGTACATGATGCTCAGCACGTTCTCTGGCAGTTCCACGCGCCTCATCACACGCCGCCCGTTTTCGGAGGAAACGTTCTTTGAGGCGGTGGAGAAGCATCGGGCCAATTTCGTGTTTATGCCACCGTCGTACGCCAGCCAGGTTCTGCGCCACGAGCGCACTTCCCAGGTGGACTTCTCTAGTTTGATCATGCTGGCAATCGGAGGCAGCTACGTATCGGAAGGATTGCGCGATCGGTTCGATCTTCTGTTGCCAAATGGGCGTACGTACAATACGGTCGGCACGTCGGAGGTAGGATGGGTGGCGACTGATTTTGCCAAGCGGAAGCCGGGCTCGGTCGGTACACCGGTGGTAAACGTTTCCGTCAAGATTGTGGACGATGACGGCAACGATCTGGGCGTTGGTGAACGGGGTCAGGTTCTGCTGAAAGGCGCGGAACCGTTCATTGGTTATTACAAAAATGAGGCGGCCACTCGGGCAACGATCGATGAGCGAGGGTTCATGCGCTCGGGCGATATTGGATATGTCGATGAGGAGGGCTACCTGTACCTGATCGATCGGGAGAAGGACATCTTCAAGTACCGTGGGTTCCACGTGTCGCCGAGCGAGCTGGAGGGAGTCGTCGGTCAGATTGAGGGTGTTTTAGAGGTGTGTGTTGTCGCGGTGCCGGCAGATGAGGAGCGTACCACCGAGCTGCCGACAGCGGTTATCGTACGCGCGGCCGGAAGTTCACTTACGGCGGAGCAGGTGATGGAAATAGTGGACGGGAAGGTGTCCGACTTTAAGCGCCTGCGGGGTGGAGTGTATTTTGTGGAGCGCTTACCGAAAACGCAGACCGGTAAAAATGTGCGACGGAAGGTGCTGGAGATGGTGTTGGAGCTGGCGAAGGAGAAGACGGGCGCTTGA